A single genomic interval of Polynucleobacter necessarius harbors:
- a CDS encoding MFS transporter, translating to MGLSLAPASWMATLPVMGYVVGGAFSTSIVAKSQNYFGRKISCQLGLLVAMLSALLCAYAAISQNFWPLVTGTFIAGYYSANGQLYRFAAAELTDLSQRDKAVSWVLAGGILGAVIGLNQASWTRNLFDTEFLVAYLTLSIAGLIGIVVMQFIYFPPELKTQHSLADGRPLKVILQQPVFMVSIIGAALGDGVMNLLMAATPLAMQICGLLFSDTAFVLEWHVLDMFSPGFFTGSLIQRFWVLKIMGVGVLLNFTCIAIALTGTDLHQFFIALFLLGVGWNFLFTGATSLAMTAYQPNERDKPKTAINFFVFGTMAFTSFGSGALVTSHGWSILNLGSLTPVIVTGLAIFWFAQQRKESQTTS from the coding sequence GTGGGCCTCAGCCTAGCGCCCGCTAGCTGGATGGCCACCCTACCCGTCATGGGCTACGTTGTAGGAGGCGCCTTTTCCACTTCTATTGTGGCTAAATCCCAGAATTATTTTGGGCGCAAGATCTCCTGTCAGCTTGGCTTACTTGTGGCGATGCTGTCAGCCCTTTTATGCGCTTATGCAGCAATAAGCCAAAACTTTTGGCCGTTGGTGACGGGCACTTTTATCGCTGGTTACTACAGCGCCAACGGTCAGCTGTATCGCTTTGCCGCAGCAGAACTAACAGACCTGAGTCAGCGCGACAAAGCGGTGTCCTGGGTGCTAGCCGGCGGTATTCTTGGCGCAGTCATTGGCCTCAACCAGGCCTCCTGGACTCGCAATCTCTTTGATACCGAATTTCTGGTGGCCTACCTCACCCTATCGATAGCCGGATTGATTGGAATTGTTGTGATGCAGTTCATTTACTTTCCCCCAGAATTGAAGACGCAACATTCACTTGCCGATGGGCGTCCATTGAAAGTCATTCTTCAACAGCCCGTCTTTATGGTTTCCATTATTGGCGCGGCATTGGGTGATGGAGTCATGAATCTATTGATGGCGGCCACACCGTTAGCAATGCAAATCTGCGGGCTTCTTTTTTCAGATACCGCATTCGTACTCGAGTGGCATGTGCTTGATATGTTTTCTCCTGGATTTTTTACTGGCTCACTCATTCAGAGATTTTGGGTGCTAAAGATAATGGGCGTTGGTGTGCTGCTGAACTTTACTTGCATTGCAATTGCTCTAACCGGGACCGATTTACATCAATTTTTTATCGCTTTGTTTTTGCTTGGGGTGGGTTGGAACTTTTTATTTACAGGCGCAACCTCTTTGGCGATGACCGCCTATCAACCGAATGAACGAGATAAACCAAAAACGGCCATTAACTTTTTTGTCTTTGGCACGATGGCATTCACTTCTTTTGGATCAGGCGCTTTAGTTACCTCACACGGCTGGAGCATTCTGAACTTGGGGTCACTTACTCCCGTGATCGTTACTGGTCTAGCCATTTTTTGGTTTGCTCAGCAGCGCAAAGAATCTCAAACGACTTCTTAA